The window AGGTCATCGACCGCCATCCGGAAATCGAGGGGCTCTGGATCTGCACGGGCGACAACGGCTCGGGATTCAAGACGGCGCCGGCGGTCGGCGCGGCGCTCGCGGAGTGGATGACGGATGGCGCCCCCCGGACCGCGCCGCTGCGGCCGTTCCGCGCGACGCGGTTCAAAGAAGGCGAACCGCTCATCGGCGACAACGAGTACGGCGATCGCCTGAACGAGCCCGGCCGGGGGATCATGCTGGGCTAGCGGAGGCCGGTGATGACGGTCGGAACGCGAATGCAGGGCAAGGTTGCAATCGTCACCGGCGCGGCACGGGGCATCGGCCGGGCGATCGCGGTTCGCTTCGGCGACGAGGGGGCGCACGTCGTCGTCAACGACGTCGCGCCGGCGGGCGCCGAGGCCGTGGCGGCGGCGATCACGGCGCGCGGCGGATCCGCGGCGGCGGCGGCGGCCGACGTCTCCGTGCCGGCCCAGGTGGACGGCGTGATCGACACGGCGGTCCGCCGCTTCGGCACGGTCGACGTGCTGGTCAACAACGCCGGGCTGACCGACACGATGCGCCACTTCCTCGAGGCGGACGACGCCTGGTGGGAGCGCGTCATCGCCGTCAACCTGACCGGCGCGTTTTTGTGCAGCTCGCGCGCCGCGCGGATCATGGCGCGGAAACGCTCCGGGGTGATCATCCACATGTCGAGCGGCGGCGCCTCGCGCGCCCACCGCGGCAACGCGGCCTACGATGCGGCGAAGGGCGGCATCGAGGCGTTGACCCGGGCGATGGCCCTCGATCTCGGGCCGTACGGCGTGCGCGTCAACGCGCTCGTCCCGGGCTCGATCGACACGTCCAACATGCCCCCCGACGTCAAACGTTCGCGCGGCGAGCAGATCCCGCTCGGCCGCGTGGGCGAGCCCGAAGAACTGGCCGGCCCGGCGGTGTTCCTCGCCTCCGACGACGCCCGTTACATCACCGGCCACCTGCTCGTCGTGGACGGCGGGCTGCTCTCGCAGCAGCGGTCCGCGACGGTCGACATCTTTCCGCTCAGCCGCTTCCCGGCGATCGCCGAGGGCGTGCCGCCGGCGCCGAAGCGCTCCTAGCGCCGAAGAACTGGAATCCGTCTCCTGCGAAGCCCGCGACATCGACGCGCGGATCACGTCCCCGCCGACAAAGACCACGTCCGCCCATCCGTCATTTCCAAGCGGTCCCTCGCGCCCGCGAGAGGCCGGACTTCCGCAGCCGTTCCCAGATGCGCTCGACGTGCGCGTACACGTCCTCGACGTCCGCGTCGACCGGCCGCCGGTCGCGGACGAGGCACCGCCCGTCGACCCA of the bacterium genome contains:
- a CDS encoding SDR family NAD(P)-dependent oxidoreductase yields the protein MTVGTRMQGKVAIVTGAARGIGRAIAVRFGDEGAHVVVNDVAPAGAEAVAAAITARGGSAAAAAADVSVPAQVDGVIDTAVRRFGTVDVLVNNAGLTDTMRHFLEADDAWWERVIAVNLTGAFLCSSRAARIMARKRSGVIIHMSSGGASRAHRGNAAYDAAKGGIEALTRAMALDLGPYGVRVNALVPGSIDTSNMPPDVKRSRGEQIPLGRVGEPEELAGPAVFLASDDARYITGHLLVVDGGLLSQQRSATVDIFPLSRFPAIAEGVPPAPKRS